The window CAATCGGCACTCCCATCATTTTTTGCCAAAGATCAGCGGTTTTCTTAAGTACCGCCATACCACCGCCAATAGTGACTAACAAGTTAGGCAATTGAACCGCCTTAAATTCAGGGCGATGAATAAGCGCATGAAATAAAGTATTCACGCCTGGGAAAATATTAATATCAGGATACTTCATCAACAATTTGATGAAGCCAGAAATATCGCGCGGATTGGCAACCAAAATTAACTTAGCACCCTTGCGCATTCCCAGTAATCCACAAGCAGTAAGGGCAAATATATGGGTCATCGGTAAGGCGCACAAGAAAACGAGTTGCTGTTGATGACGATGTTGTAGGGCGGGCTCCAACCAACACTCGATTTGGATAATATTGGCCAATATATTTCGGTGCAGCAAAACTGCGCCTTTAGAGACACCAGTAGTTCCGCCGGTATATTGCAAAAAGGCAATGTCATCTAAGCCCAGCTTTTGCTTGGTAAAGCCGTGCCCCAAACCGATTTTAAGAGCCTGATTGAATTTGATGCACGGAAAGCGCCACTGCGGGACCAGTTTTTTAATGTGTCGGGCAATCAGATTGATGATCACGCCTTTAGGCCCCAAGACTTCACCTACGCTGCTCACAATCACTTTTTTTACTAGTAACTGGTCAGCTATTTCCTGATACACATGGGCAAAGTTTTCTAATATGACCAATACAGATGCACCGCTATCACGCAATTGATGCTCTAACTCGCGCGCTGTATATAGTGGATTGACATTCACAACAACAAAGCCGGCGCGAAGGGTGCCCAACATCGCAATAAAGTACTGCGGAACATTGGGAAACATAATAGCGATACGTGCACCCGCATCAAGGCCCAAGGTTTGAAGATAGGCGGCAAAGTCTTGCGAAAGCATGTCGAGCTGGCAATAGCTCATGGCATGACCCATGGATACTATCGCGATGCGATCCGGATACTTCCTTAAGGACTCCTCCAATAGCTCTACGATGGAAGAGTGACTCCCTAAATCAATCTCATGCGGCACTCCCGCAAGATAGTTTTTCAGCCAAGGTTTTTGTGGATTGATCTGCATTGATAGTTAGAGAGCTTAGGCTTAAGGACCCATCAGCTCTTTGAGTTTTTCTAAATAAAGTTCCTGCCCATGATTTACTCGATGCTGCCATTCATTTCCTGAGTCTGCATTTGCATCATCGGTGACGTATTTAAATGACTGCCACGGAATATCAAATTGATAAGCAATATTAGCGATCGCAAATAGTTCCATATCCACTACATCAATACCTTGAGAGGCTAGCCAGGGGTCATGCGCAGTAACAAAGCTATCGCCAGTCCCGCAAATATGTTCACCACTAGAGGATAGGTATGCTGAAGGCTTAGAACAAAAAGGGGTTTGCCCACGCGGTGCTAGGGGCAAGGTCATCATATCTCGCTGAATCACTTTGCCAATCTCCAGCAATCCCTGTAAAGCGGGATTAATTTTTCCGACGGTGCCAAAGTTCACGATGCGTTTGGGCTCAAACTGATGGATAGCCTGAATACTCGCTGCAGTTGCGTTGATCTTGCCAACCCCGGAATACACAATATCGACACCCGCCGGTAATAGGCTTTTATTAAGCTCAGACTCTAATGCGGTAATAATCAGTAAATGTGTTTTCATATTAGCCAAAAATGAATTTATTAGATTATCTACCCGGAGTGCCCGACTTTCCTCGGCCAGGAATCCTATTTAGGGATATCTCCCCTCTTTTAGCCCATCCCGCTGCATTTAAGGAGGCAATTTTGCAGCTTGAGGCTTTAGCCCGAGAGTTTGACTATAGCCATATCCTGGGCATTGAATCCCGTGGATTTATCTTTGGCAGCGCCCTAGCCCACCAAACTCACAAAGGGTTTGCTCTAGCACGCAAACCCAACAAGCTGCCCCTGGCTAGCCATCGCGAATCTTATGGCCTTGAG is drawn from Polynucleobacter arcticus and contains these coding sequences:
- a CDS encoding AMP-binding protein, with amino-acid sequence MQINPQKPWLKNYLAGVPHEIDLGSHSSIVELLEESLRKYPDRIAIVSMGHAMSYCQLDMLSQDFAAYLQTLGLDAGARIAIMFPNVPQYFIAMLGTLRAGFVVVNVNPLYTARELEHQLRDSGASVLVILENFAHVYQEIADQLLVKKVIVSSVGEVLGPKGVIINLIARHIKKLVPQWRFPCIKFNQALKIGLGHGFTKQKLGLDDIAFLQYTGGTTGVSKGAVLLHRNILANIIQIECWLEPALQHRHQQQLVFLCALPMTHIFALTACGLLGMRKGAKLILVANPRDISGFIKLLMKYPDINIFPGVNTLFHALIHRPEFKAVQLPNLLVTIGGGMAVLKKTADLWQKMMGVPIAQGYGLSETSPVVCVNTPFVKEFTGSIGMPVPSTDVLILDDEGVEVPFGSPGEICIKGPQVMAGYWNRLEETEQFFTPEGYFKSGDIGIMSADGYVHIVDRKKDMIVVAGFKVFPNEIEEVISMMPGVSECAVIGLPHRKLGEIVRAYIVKDNPELTEAQVIQYCKEQMSSYKRPRKITFIDEMPKSNVGKILRRHLRD
- a CDS encoding phosphorylase family protein yields the protein MKTHLLIITALESELNKSLLPAGVDIVYSGVGKINATAASIQAIHQFEPKRIVNFGTVGKINPALQGLLEIGKVIQRDMMTLPLAPRGQTPFCSKPSAYLSSSGEHICGTGDSFVTAHDPWLASQGIDVVDMELFAIANIAYQFDIPWQSFKYVTDDANADSGNEWQHRVNHGQELYLEKLKELMGP
- a CDS encoding adenine phosphoribosyltransferase, with product MNLLDYLPGVPDFPRPGILFRDISPLLAHPAAFKEAILQLEALAREFDYSHILGIESRGFIFGSALAHQTHKGFALARKPNKLPLASHRESYGLEYGSDSLEIQQSTLPQGVRVLIVDDVLATGGTIIAASQLLQKAGFEVAGALTLLEITGLNGGATLNQKGIANRTVLVA